One genomic region from Desulfallas thermosapovorans DSM 6562 encodes:
- a CDS encoding 2-oxoacid:acceptor oxidoreductase family protein: MKRWQILLCGSGGQGLGLAGKILATAALYDGLYAVQSQSYGARARGGYSASGVVINNRNIYFPLIEQPNLLLVLTEEAYQKNVTPGHDVEHIIFDSDYVPLAPGQQKYGLPLARWAGELDNPKGVAILSLGVITALFGLVTPENVERAIAENIAPALLEANLRCYRKGMEVGGSEKYTFSPLKNLN, translated from the coding sequence GCAAATACTGCTTTGCGGGTCAGGCGGGCAGGGTTTGGGCCTGGCGGGCAAAATACTGGCCACGGCTGCTCTGTACGATGGCTTATATGCCGTTCAGAGTCAAAGCTACGGGGCCAGGGCCCGGGGTGGATACAGTGCATCCGGGGTGGTGATAAACAACCGTAATATTTATTTTCCTTTAATTGAACAACCCAACCTGCTGCTGGTGCTCACCGAAGAGGCTTACCAAAAAAACGTCACCCCGGGGCATGATGTGGAGCATATTATATTCGACAGCGATTATGTGCCCCTGGCACCGGGGCAGCAAAAATACGGCTTGCCGCTGGCCCGGTGGGCCGGAGAACTGGATAATCCCAAAGGGGTGGCCATTCTTTCCCTGGGGGTAATTACCGCGTTGTTCGGTTTAGTTACACCTGAAAACGTGGAAAGGGCCATAGCGGAAAATATTGCACCGGCTTTGCTGGAGGCTAACCTGCGCTGCTACCGGAAAGGCATGGAAGTTGGGGGATCGGAAAAATACACTTTTTCACCCCTGAAAAATCTCAATTAG